TGCTCATGGAATGGCTGAGCTGTTTTCGGAGGATGGGGTTCAAATTGGGTTTGATGGGAGCAAGGTCATTGGACGTGAGGAACTTTTATCACATCTTAAGCCCATTTTTAAAAATCATCCTACACCTCCATTTATAAGTAAGGTTAAGAACATACGAATGCTGGGATCTGCTGCTATGCTGCATGCTATTGTAGGAATGGTACCACCTGGGAAAACAGACATTGCTCCGGAACTAAATGCTCATCAAACGCTAGTCGCAGTTAAGAAAGATGATGCATGGGAAATTGAACTGTTTCAGAACACGCCAGCCCAGTATCATGGGAGACCTGATTTAGTCGAACAAATGACAGAGGAGCTTAAAGACTCATTTATGTAAGGGTAGATAAGATGGCTGCTGTCTTTAAGGCAATGGAAAGAAAATTTATGGGAATATAATTTATGAAGGGTGACTGCGTTCTTGAATTCTAAATGGTATGTGGTGTTATATTAATCTTTTTAGTT
This genomic interval from Tuberibacillus sp. Marseille-P3662 contains the following:
- a CDS encoding SgcJ/EcaC family oxidoreductase; translated protein: MNTSTNDGIHDLYHKLINAWNNRDAHGMAELFSEDGVQIGFDGSKVIGREELLSHLKPIFKNHPTPPFISKVKNIRMLGSAAMLHAIVGMVPPGKTDIAPELNAHQTLVAVKKDDAWEIELFQNTPAQYHGRPDLVEQMTEELKDSFM